A genome region from Labilibaculum antarcticum includes the following:
- a CDS encoding relaxase/mobilization nuclease domain-containing protein: MVIVIHQTASTENAFLYNEKKVEQKVASYFHSVNTKAINPFFFDKSHRLKELTDIEKLNPRVKNKCLHISVNPSTDDSLKLNDPIIRKEIDQFMQHMGYGDQTYFVYKHKDLERTHFHIVSTRIDKYTGKKIKDNHERQKAQNFIKELELRHQLDNRKRSEKAVFKFSAQSRNIKHSLESLFYQVNQMEAINTRELYDETLRLFNVEIRKSGRGHIVVVTDGLGKVIRYPIRLSKFQEKPNFYLSEKLYATPKENARKTIASKCGVTEDLLKEFFK; this comes from the coding sequence ATGGTTATCGTTATCCATCAAACTGCTAGTACCGAGAATGCTTTCCTTTATAACGAAAAAAAGGTGGAGCAGAAAGTAGCGAGTTATTTCCATAGTGTGAATACCAAAGCTATTAATCCCTTTTTTTTCGATAAGAGCCATCGTTTAAAAGAACTTACCGATATCGAAAAGCTAAATCCTAGAGTGAAAAACAAATGCCTTCACATCTCCGTAAATCCATCTACAGATGATTCTCTGAAATTAAATGATCCGATCATTCGAAAGGAAATTGACCAGTTTATGCAACACATGGGCTATGGGGATCAGACGTATTTTGTCTACAAACACAAAGATTTGGAGAGGACTCATTTTCATATTGTATCTACGCGAATCGACAAATACACCGGTAAGAAAATCAAGGACAATCATGAGCGGCAAAAGGCCCAGAATTTCATCAAGGAATTAGAACTTAGACATCAGTTGGATAATCGTAAAAGATCAGAGAAAGCCGTTTTTAAATTTTCAGCCCAAAGCCGGAACATCAAGCACAGTCTGGAGAGTCTTTTTTATCAGGTCAACCAGATGGAGGCCATTAACACGAGAGAATTATATGATGAAACCTTAAGACTGTTCAATGTGGAGATCCGTAAATCGGGGAGAGGTCATATTGTAGTCGTGACTGATGGGCTTGGGAAGGTAATTCGCTATCCAATTCGTTTGTCTAAGTTTCAAGAGAAGCCGAATTTCTATTTGTCTGAAAAATTGTATGCTACACCGAAAGAGAACGCAAGGAAAACAATAGCATCCAAGTGCGGAGTTACTGAAGATTTATTGAAAGAATTTTTTAAATAG
- a CDS encoding plasmid mobilization protein — translation MRPKTEEYNKLEHGVRIRLTQLEKKLLLKRCKKEGYRTLSDFCRAKLVKKREIRKIEVSEDFVQITKKLDYQLNKIGVNLNQISKNINSGQVHQFGASDREVFLKVLQELRNCFSVLQNYMDVIE, via the coding sequence ATGAGACCTAAAACAGAAGAATACAATAAGTTGGAACATGGAGTTCGGATTCGTTTGACCCAACTGGAAAAGAAACTACTTCTAAAAAGATGCAAAAAGGAAGGCTACCGAACGCTGAGTGATTTTTGCCGGGCAAAGCTGGTGAAGAAACGAGAAATCCGAAAAATTGAGGTGAGTGAAGACTTTGTTCAGATCACCAAAAAATTGGATTACCAGCTCAATAAAATTGGCGTGAATCTCAACCAGATTTCCAAGAATATCAATTCCGGTCAGGTTCATCAATTTGGAGCTTCGGATCGTGAAGTCTTTCTAAAAGTTTTGCAGGAGCTTCGGAACTGTTTTTCCGTTTTGCAAAACTACATGGATGTCATTGAATAA
- a CDS encoding DUF3945 domain-containing protein: MMEQTTRITKEEIPFEKLEKAGIKKDFVDRMESQELKDFLNGFRSAKLYTVNANINEEKYRIPAKIRLQQAEDGSVNVKVHPIQRLHIPDEYLGHKFTKEEKTALLEDKHLGKTIEMTNQKGEKDTYYLSLDAKTNELIPLRSKHIRVPEKIKGASLSEEQKQQLAAGKKIHLDGMTGKNGKKFSASLQVDAANRSINFSGFKQEKEKEREQKTEKKKGTKQKVG, encoded by the coding sequence ATGATGGAACAAACAACAAGAATTACCAAGGAAGAGATCCCTTTTGAAAAGCTGGAGAAAGCCGGGATCAAAAAAGATTTTGTGGATCGCATGGAAAGTCAGGAATTGAAAGATTTCTTAAATGGCTTCCGGTCTGCCAAACTCTATACGGTCAATGCCAATATCAATGAAGAGAAGTATCGGATTCCTGCGAAAATCAGGTTGCAGCAGGCAGAAGATGGCAGTGTGAACGTAAAGGTGCATCCCATTCAACGTCTGCACATTCCCGATGAATATTTGGGCCACAAATTTACCAAGGAAGAAAAAACGGCTCTTTTGGAAGACAAACATTTGGGAAAGACCATTGAGATGACCAACCAAAAGGGCGAAAAGGACACTTACTATCTGTCTTTGGATGCCAAAACCAATGAACTGATTCCTCTTCGTTCCAAGCACATCCGGGTACCGGAAAAGATCAAGGGAGCAAGTCTTTCCGAAGAACAAAAACAGCAATTGGCAGCAGGAAAGAAAATTCATCTGGATGGGATGACCGGGAAAAATGGAAAGAAATTTTCAGCATCTCTTCAGGTAGATGCAGCCAATCGGAGCATCAATTTTTCCGGTTTTAAACAGGAGAAAGAAAAGGAGAGGGAGCAGAAGACCGAAAAAAAGAAAGGAACAAAACAGAAAGTAGGATAA
- a CDS encoding YWFCY domain-containing protein produces MSDESRELVKLHEGFRFFSYSLLILSLYLSQMTFFKGAGIYQEELEALFTKLMSLEFLSSPLYSKTVCLVFLIITCIGTKAKKDRELKISTLIFQVLFGLLLYWGSLLLVKWQAGLYLLFSFWGFVLLNIAFDNISKLINVNLMKDRFNKENESFPQNQELKENEYSVNLASLFQYQGEEKQGWINVVNPFRGSMVIGTPGSGKSFSVVLPFIKQHLNKGFCMCVYDFKFPDLSEVAYNHFLKAKKNRKLPAVSAFYIINFDDIRKSYRCNPLAPELMESPIDAFESSRTVLYNLNREWIRKQGEFFSESAVSFFAAVIWFLKRYQNGQYCTLPHAIELLQLDYDDLFEVLSQEKDVVNIINPFLNAHHRGASEQLEGQLGSLKIAISKISSREIYWICSGNDFSLDINDPQRPKVICLANNPLRIEMYGAVLSLYITRMLKVMNRKGQRKSSLIFDELPTIYFRGLDTLIATARSNLISTLLGMQTIDQLIRDCGKEQANAILTNIGNVFAGQSVGDTARFIQSRMGKILQERQSVTINRNTQSTSFSTQMDYLVPEGKIATLPQGVMVGQIADNFGEEVGQKNFNSLIQVDARQVKTEEKHYQSIPDIYQFDNVEAVLENNRSRICEDIQKILLESKRNTQ; encoded by the coding sequence ATGAGTGATGAATCCAGAGAATTGGTCAAGCTGCATGAGGGATTTCGGTTTTTTTCCTACTCCCTTTTGATCCTGTCTTTGTATCTGAGTCAAATGACTTTTTTTAAAGGTGCAGGGATCTATCAGGAAGAATTGGAAGCCCTGTTTACCAAACTGATGAGTCTTGAGTTTTTAAGTTCGCCACTTTACTCCAAAACGGTCTGCCTGGTGTTTTTGATCATTACCTGCATCGGCACCAAAGCCAAAAAGGACAGGGAACTGAAGATTTCCACCCTGATTTTTCAGGTTCTGTTTGGCTTGCTTTTGTACTGGGGCAGCTTGCTGCTGGTCAAATGGCAGGCGGGTCTTTACCTTTTGTTTTCCTTTTGGGGCTTTGTGCTTTTGAACATTGCCTTTGACAACATTTCCAAACTGATCAATGTAAATCTGATGAAAGATCGTTTCAACAAGGAGAATGAAAGTTTTCCACAGAACCAGGAGCTGAAAGAAAATGAATATTCGGTCAATCTGGCGAGTCTGTTTCAATACCAGGGAGAAGAGAAGCAGGGATGGATCAATGTGGTCAATCCATTTCGGGGAAGCATGGTGATCGGAACACCTGGATCGGGGAAATCCTTTTCTGTGGTACTGCCTTTTATCAAACAGCACCTGAACAAGGGTTTTTGCATGTGTGTGTATGATTTTAAATTTCCGGATTTATCGGAAGTGGCCTACAATCATTTTCTGAAGGCCAAAAAGAACCGGAAACTGCCGGCCGTTTCGGCCTTTTACATCATCAACTTTGATGACATCCGAAAATCCTATAGATGCAATCCCTTGGCCCCTGAACTCATGGAAAGCCCCATTGATGCCTTTGAATCATCCCGGACGGTTCTCTACAATCTGAACCGGGAGTGGATTCGAAAACAAGGGGAGTTCTTTTCCGAATCTGCCGTCTCCTTTTTTGCCGCGGTCATCTGGTTTTTGAAGCGCTACCAAAACGGACAGTATTGTACCCTGCCTCATGCCATAGAACTCCTGCAGCTGGACTATGATGATCTGTTTGAAGTGCTTTCACAGGAAAAGGATGTGGTGAACATCATCAACCCTTTTCTCAATGCGCACCATAGGGGAGCCAGTGAACAGCTGGAAGGACAGTTGGGAAGTTTAAAGATTGCTATTTCCAAGATTAGCAGCCGGGAGATATACTGGATTTGTTCTGGGAATGATTTCTCTTTGGACATCAATGATCCCCAACGGCCCAAAGTAATTTGCCTGGCCAACAATCCGCTTCGCATTGAAATGTACGGAGCCGTACTTTCCCTCTACATCACCAGAATGCTGAAGGTGATGAACCGAAAGGGCCAGCGCAAATCCTCCTTGATCTTTGATGAGCTGCCGACCATCTATTTTCGGGGTTTGGATACCCTGATCGCAACGGCCCGAAGCAACCTGATTTCCACTTTGCTGGGCATGCAGACCATCGATCAGCTGATCCGGGACTGCGGGAAGGAGCAGGCCAATGCCATCCTGACCAACATTGGGAATGTGTTTGCCGGTCAGTCAGTTGGAGATACGGCCAGGTTCATTCAAAGCAGAATGGGGAAAATTCTGCAGGAGAGACAGTCCGTTACGATCAACAGAAACACTCAATCCACTTCCTTTTCCACCCAGATGGATTATCTGGTTCCGGAAGGGAAAATTGCTACCCTGCCACAAGGAGTGATGGTGGGACAGATCGCCGATAATTTTGGAGAGGAGGTCGGCCAAAAGAATTTCAACAGTTTGATTCAGGTGGATGCCCGTCAGGTGAAAACAGAGGAGAAGCACTATCAGTCCATCCCTGATATTTATCAATTTGATAATGTGGAAGCTGTGCTGGAAAACAATCGCAGCCGAATCTGTGAAGACATACAGAAAATCTTATTGGAAAGTAAAAGAAATACGCAATAA
- a CDS encoding DUF4138 domain-containing protein, with amino-acid sequence MKKYSITFFLLFPLILFAENQIKVCENKVIHLISEDKITYLQLGNQDVVLAEIVPEHPNLVRIKALGGFEGESSITLVSAGQLYTLLLTYGTDPENAYLLQEFESREADLYLGQLMSREDLDENCRRILADQKRRGRSHKMAKDGISLHLRNIYLSNDVLFFEVSITNHTDMGYDVESFQWWIADKRQFRASNAQEYQLHPRFQYYSLAYIPAQSSVREIFVLPKLNVPDQRILRIEMLEKALGNTGRKLSLELENRDILKAENL; translated from the coding sequence ATGAAAAAATACAGCATTACCTTTTTTCTTTTGTTTCCCTTGATCCTGTTTGCAGAAAATCAGATCAAGGTTTGTGAGAACAAAGTCATCCATCTGATTTCAGAGGATAAGATCACCTATCTGCAGCTGGGCAATCAGGATGTTGTCCTGGCTGAAATTGTACCGGAACATCCGAATCTGGTTCGCATCAAAGCTTTGGGCGGATTTGAAGGGGAAAGCTCCATTACTCTGGTTTCTGCCGGACAGCTCTATACGCTGCTCCTGACTTATGGCACAGATCCGGAAAACGCTTATCTGCTTCAGGAATTTGAGTCCCGGGAGGCCGATCTGTACTTGGGTCAGCTGATGAGTAGGGAGGATCTGGATGAGAACTGCAGAAGGATTTTGGCAGATCAAAAACGAAGGGGCAGAAGCCACAAAATGGCCAAAGACGGCATCAGTCTGCACTTGAGGAACATCTACCTGAGCAATGATGTCCTGTTTTTTGAAGTTAGTATTACAAATCATACGGATATGGGGTATGATGTGGAGAGTTTTCAATGGTGGATTGCTGATAAAAGGCAGTTTCGGGCCAGCAATGCTCAGGAGTATCAGCTGCATCCCCGCTTTCAGTACTACTCGCTGGCTTACATCCCGGCTCAAAGCTCTGTCCGGGAAATTTTTGTTTTGCCCAAGCTGAATGTTCCCGATCAGCGGATCCTGCGCATTGAAATGCTGGAAAAAGCCTTGGGGAACACCGGGAGAAAGCTCAGTCTGGAATTGGAAAACAGAGACATTCTAAAAGCTGAAAATTTATAA
- the traM gene encoding conjugative transposon protein TraM, with protein sequence MRTYLKKNKALLILPLLLLPFVILIFYILGGGEKALNQKVLANQNDGKEGVNYILPEAERNIVIFDKMEAYQQQDLAVQMGNENSQEELDSVESRLSGSETLKEPDSLLVLLKKGSEEDISEPLLAHIRQKQELMKGELEQEISGKQMQEPKIRKKQAAKAKSPAIDREKDLKNSKTSFLESETGLEELEQVFEENSRLNQENDSLKFDLEQRERQLSLLKEQGLSSFNLEQKEELNFNGKRTSHAMIRAEIYESSKVLDGNRIKMRLLEDAWLNGQKVSGNTFLYGICKINNERLHIRVSSFPIADYFLPVDLQIHDLDGLPGLYIPDNAARRVSKEVGSRTNASTLWGMSSDPLANMGISAADQTTQILLKRVRLKKVSIKKNTLVYLINKNQQP encoded by the coding sequence ATGAGAACTTATCTGAAAAAAAATAAGGCCTTGCTGATCCTGCCTTTGCTACTGCTTCCCTTTGTGATCCTCATTTTTTACATTCTGGGAGGCGGAGAAAAGGCGCTGAATCAAAAGGTCCTGGCAAATCAAAATGATGGAAAAGAAGGAGTCAATTACATTCTTCCCGAAGCGGAAAGGAACATCGTGATTTTTGATAAAATGGAGGCCTATCAGCAGCAGGATCTGGCTGTTCAAATGGGAAATGAAAACTCCCAGGAAGAGCTGGATTCTGTAGAAAGCAGATTGTCCGGTAGTGAAACATTGAAAGAACCGGACAGTCTTTTGGTTCTTCTGAAAAAAGGATCCGAAGAAGATATTTCTGAACCCTTGCTGGCACACATCCGGCAAAAGCAGGAGCTGATGAAAGGGGAACTGGAACAGGAGATTTCCGGGAAACAAATGCAAGAGCCTAAAATCAGAAAGAAGCAGGCAGCTAAAGCTAAAAGTCCTGCAATTGATCGGGAAAAGGATTTGAAAAACAGTAAAACCAGTTTTCTGGAATCGGAAACAGGGCTGGAGGAACTGGAACAGGTCTTTGAGGAGAACAGCCGTCTGAATCAGGAAAATGATTCCCTGAAATTTGATCTGGAGCAAAGGGAGAGGCAGCTTTCCCTGCTCAAAGAACAAGGACTCAGCAGCTTTAACCTGGAACAAAAAGAGGAGCTGAACTTCAACGGAAAGAGGACTTCCCATGCCATGATCAGGGCCGAAATTTATGAAAGCAGCAAGGTGCTGGACGGGAACCGCATCAAAATGCGTCTGCTGGAAGATGCCTGGCTGAACGGACAGAAAGTATCCGGGAATACCTTTTTATACGGGATTTGTAAGATCAACAATGAGCGCCTGCACATCCGGGTTTCCAGTTTTCCCATTGCAGATTATTTTCTGCCCGTGGATTTGCAGATTCATGATTTGGATGGTCTGCCGGGTCTGTATATTCCGGACAATGCGGCCAGAAGGGTGAGCAAGGAGGTGGGAAGCAGAACCAATGCTTCAACGCTATGGGGAATGAGTAGTGATCCGCTGGCCAATATGGGTATTTCAGCAGCTGATCAAACCACCCAAATCCTCCTGAAAAGAGTCAGACTAAAAAAAGTCAGCATCAAGAAAAATACCCTTGTTTATTTAATCAATAAAAATCAGCAGCCATGA
- the traK gene encoding conjugative transposon protein TraK has product MRKIFDIQRKFRFTVYVLLLTSISLIGLSVYVFSISLDLVERSKQKIYVLDNGKSLLVALREDITENRNAEARDHVKRFHELFFTLEPDKEYIENNVREALYLSDRSAMDQYQSFKENNVYNQVIASDISMTLQTDSIDLDFSAYPYRFHFFGKQKIVRKSNITIRNLSTSGAMRNISRTDNNPHGFLLENWRIEDNKDLETTRRKQF; this is encoded by the coding sequence ATGCGAAAAATATTCGACATTCAAAGAAAATTCCGATTCACCGTTTATGTGCTGCTTCTTACCAGTATCTCCCTGATCGGGTTAAGCGTTTATGTGTTCTCCATTTCCTTGGATCTGGTGGAACGGTCCAAGCAAAAAATCTATGTGCTGGACAATGGGAAATCTCTTTTAGTAGCCCTTCGGGAAGACATCACCGAGAACCGGAATGCGGAAGCCAGGGATCATGTGAAACGCTTTCATGAGCTGTTCTTTACCCTGGAACCCGACAAGGAGTACATCGAAAACAATGTTAGGGAAGCCCTGTATCTATCGGATCGTTCGGCCATGGATCAATACCAGTCCTTCAAGGAGAACAATGTCTACAATCAGGTGATTGCCTCCGACATCAGCATGACCCTGCAGACCGACTCGATTGATCTGGACTTTTCAGCCTATCCCTACCGCTTCCATTTTTTTGGAAAACAGAAGATTGTCCGCAAGTCCAACATCACCATTCGGAATTTAAGCACTTCCGGAGCGATGCGGAACATCTCCAGAACGGATAACAATCCCCATGGCTTTTTACTGGAGAACTGGAGGATAGAGGACAATAAGGATTTGGAAACCACCAGACGAAAACAATTCTAA